A single window of Achromobacter xylosoxidans DNA harbors:
- a CDS encoding protein-L-isoaspartate O-methyltransferase family protein: MNASTLPDVEQARFNMVEQQIRPWDVLDANVLQALFDVRREQFVPPALRALAFSDLELPLEINAVNTRQTMLAPKVEARLAQDLQLSKSDCVLEIGTGSGYQAALLGYLAQQVTSVEIDSRLVTFAQQNLQMNNVTNVKVETGDGRNGWGSTEYDAILVTGSVPVVPDALKYQLRVGGRLVVVVGQAPVMTACRITRTTAASFETVNLFETVIKPLRGATVSQFKF; encoded by the coding sequence ATGAACGCTTCGACCCTGCCCGACGTAGAACAAGCCCGCTTCAACATGGTGGAACAGCAGATCCGCCCCTGGGACGTCCTGGACGCCAACGTGCTGCAGGCGCTGTTCGATGTGCGCCGCGAACAGTTCGTTCCGCCGGCCCTGCGCGCCCTGGCGTTTTCCGACCTGGAACTGCCGCTGGAAATCAACGCGGTCAACACCCGCCAGACCATGCTCGCGCCCAAGGTCGAAGCCCGCCTGGCCCAGGACCTGCAACTGAGCAAGTCCGACTGCGTGCTGGAAATCGGCACCGGCTCCGGCTACCAGGCCGCGCTGCTGGGCTACCTGGCGCAACAGGTCACCTCGGTCGAGATCGACAGCCGCCTGGTCACGTTCGCGCAGCAGAACCTGCAGATGAACAACGTCACCAACGTCAAGGTCGAGACCGGCGACGGCCGCAACGGCTGGGGTTCCACCGAATACGACGCGATCCTGGTGACGGGTTCCGTGCCGGTCGTGCCAGACGCGCTCAAGTACCAACTGCGCGTGGGCGGCCGCCTGGTCGTCGTCGTCGGCCAGGCTCCGGTCATGACGGCCTGTCGCATCACCCGCACCACCGCCGCCAGCTTCGAGACCGTCAATCTGTTCGAAACGGTCATCAAGCCCCTGCGCGGCGCCACGGTGTCGCAGTTCAAGTTCTGA
- the thiD gene encoding bifunctional hydroxymethylpyrimidine kinase/phosphomethylpyrimidine kinase, which yields MSSRQPAANGRPIPNALTIAGVDPSGGAGILADVKAMSALGAYGCAVIAALTAQNTQGVSGISPVPPAFVGQQIDTLFADVRIDAVKIGMLGQQPVIQVVAEKLAKWTPAHVVLDPVMVAKSGDLLLERDAVGAMREALLPQATLLTPNLPEAGVLLEERPVETVKEMRRVAERLRNKLAHSGQRWVMVKGGHLPGNDTIDLLHDGDRMIELPGHRIETANTHGTGCTLSAALAALLPQVEDVPEAARRAKAYLTEAIRHAERLSVGSGHGPVHHFHAWW from the coding sequence ATGAGCAGCCGCCAGCCGGCCGCCAACGGCCGCCCGATCCCCAACGCGCTGACCATCGCCGGCGTCGACCCGTCCGGCGGCGCCGGCATCCTGGCCGACGTCAAGGCCATGAGCGCCCTGGGCGCCTATGGCTGCGCCGTCATCGCCGCGCTCACCGCGCAGAACACCCAGGGCGTCAGCGGCATCTCGCCGGTGCCGCCGGCCTTCGTCGGCCAGCAGATCGACACCCTGTTCGCCGACGTGCGCATCGACGCGGTCAAGATCGGCATGCTGGGCCAGCAGCCGGTGATCCAGGTGGTGGCCGAGAAGCTGGCCAAGTGGACCCCGGCGCATGTGGTGCTGGACCCGGTCATGGTGGCCAAGAGCGGCGACCTGCTGCTGGAACGCGACGCCGTCGGCGCCATGCGCGAAGCGCTGCTGCCGCAGGCCACGCTGCTCACCCCCAACCTGCCCGAGGCCGGCGTGCTGCTGGAAGAGCGCCCGGTGGAAACGGTCAAGGAAATGCGGCGGGTGGCCGAACGCCTGCGCAACAAGCTGGCGCATTCGGGCCAGCGCTGGGTCATGGTCAAGGGCGGCCACCTGCCCGGCAACGACACCATCGACCTGCTGCACGACGGCGACCGCATGATCGAGCTGCCCGGCCACCGCATCGAGACCGCCAACACCCATGGCACCGGCTGCACCCTGTCGGCCGCCCTGGCCGCGCTGCTGCCCCAGGTCGAGGACGTGCCCGAGGCCGCGCGCCGCGCCAAGGCCTACCTGACCGAAGCCATCCGCCACGCCGAGCGCCTGTCGGTCGGTTCCGGCCATGGCCCGGTGCACCACTTCCACGCCTGGTGGTGA
- a CDS encoding thiazole synthase yields MTTQDTLTIAGRAYSSRLLVGTGKYKDFEQTRAALDASGTEIVTVAIRRTNIGQNPGEPNLLDYVPMSRFTLLPNTAGCYSADDAVRTLRLARELLDGHALVKLEVLGDPHTLFPNMPETLKATKTLVDEGFQVMVYCTDDPIQCRMLEDMGAVAVMPLASLIGSGMGILNPWNLRLIIDQARVPVVVDAGVGTASDAAIAMELGCDAVLMNTAIAAARDPVLMASAMKKGVESGREAFLAGRMPKKLYSGAPSSPTEGLITAAPGAAK; encoded by the coding sequence ATGACCACTCAAGACACTCTCACCATCGCCGGCCGCGCCTATTCGTCGCGCCTGCTCGTCGGCACCGGCAAGTACAAGGATTTCGAACAGACCCGCGCGGCGCTGGACGCCAGCGGCACCGAGATCGTCACGGTCGCCATCCGCCGCACCAACATCGGCCAGAACCCGGGCGAGCCCAACCTGCTCGACTACGTGCCGATGTCCAGGTTCACGCTGCTGCCCAACACCGCCGGCTGCTACTCGGCCGACGACGCCGTGCGCACGCTGCGCCTGGCGCGCGAACTGCTGGACGGCCACGCCCTGGTCAAGCTGGAAGTGCTGGGCGACCCGCACACGCTGTTCCCCAACATGCCCGAGACCCTGAAGGCCACCAAGACCCTGGTCGACGAAGGCTTCCAGGTCATGGTCTATTGCACCGACGATCCCATCCAGTGCCGCATGCTCGAAGACATGGGCGCCGTGGCCGTGATGCCGCTGGCCTCGCTGATCGGCTCCGGCATGGGCATCCTGAATCCCTGGAACCTGCGCCTGATCATCGACCAGGCGCGCGTGCCGGTGGTGGTGGACGCGGGCGTGGGCACCGCCTCGGACGCCGCCATCGCCATGGAACTGGGTTGCGACGCCGTGCTGATGAACACCGCCATCGCCGCCGCGCGCGACCCGGTGCTGATGGCCAGCGCCATGAAGAAGGGCGTCGAGTCCGGCCGCGAGGCCTTCCTGGCCGGCCGCATGCCGAAAAAGCTCTACAGCGGCGCGCCCAGCTCGCCCACCGAGGGCCTGATCACCGCCGCGCCCGGCGCCGCCAAATGA
- a CDS encoding cobalamin-binding protein, translated as MTFVRALPFAVLGLLSGPGPAAADTPAGPTAAIHARDDRGRDLTLAAPARRAVTLAPHATELVYAAGAGAYLVATIRGSDYPPAARALPVIGDGTQPDPERVAAARPDLVIAWQPSAAAPLARVMDKLGVPLYYSDPQTLAAIPDAVERLGVLFGTEARAAPAAQALRARLDALAARYAGRAPVRVFVQAGLDPIYTLNHASIVSDALRLCGGVNVFEQAPVVAPQVGLESVLAARPDAVLAGVSAPADTARNLAAWRAMGLPAALAGHVYGIDADALYRPGPRLIDAAEQLCADLDGLRAR; from the coding sequence ATGACCTTCGTCCGCGCCCTTCCGTTCGCCGTCCTGGGGCTGCTGTCCGGCCCCGGTCCGGCGGCGGCCGACACCCCTGCCGGCCCCACTGCGGCGATCCACGCGCGCGACGATCGCGGCCGCGACCTGACCCTGGCGGCCCCGGCGCGGCGTGCGGTGACCCTCGCGCCGCACGCCACCGAGCTGGTCTACGCGGCCGGCGCCGGCGCCTACCTGGTCGCCACCATCCGGGGCAGCGACTATCCGCCCGCGGCTCGCGCCCTGCCGGTCATCGGCGACGGCACCCAGCCCGATCCCGAGCGCGTGGCCGCCGCCCGTCCCGACCTGGTCATCGCCTGGCAACCATCGGCCGCCGCGCCGCTGGCGCGCGTGATGGACAAGCTGGGCGTGCCGCTCTACTACAGCGACCCGCAGACGCTGGCGGCCATCCCCGACGCGGTCGAACGCCTGGGCGTGCTGTTCGGCACCGAGGCGCGGGCGGCGCCCGCCGCCCAGGCCCTGCGCGCGCGGCTCGACGCGCTGGCCGCGCGCTACGCCGGCCGCGCGCCGGTGCGCGTCTTCGTGCAGGCGGGCCTGGACCCGATCTACACCCTGAACCACGCCAGCATCGTCAGCGACGCGCTGCGGCTGTGCGGCGGCGTCAACGTCTTCGAGCAGGCGCCGGTCGTGGCCCCGCAGGTCGGCCTGGAAAGCGTGTTGGCGGCGCGGCCCGACGCGGTGCTGGCCGGCGTCTCCGCGCCCGCGGACACCGCCCGCAACCTGGCGGCCTGGCGCGCCATGGGCCTGCCGGCGGCGCTGGCCGGCCACGTCTACGGCATCGACGCCGACGCGCTGTACCGCCCCGGCCCGCGCCTGATCGACGCGGCCGAGCAGTTGTGCGCGGACCTGGACGGCCTGCGGGCGCGCTAG
- a CDS encoding TonB-dependent receptor has translation MKSRSIRRYAGALLCSAPALSAAQQAATPAPELDTVTVTAQRVPSDGRTLPVSISVITAEDIAASSARTMQDLLSTQAGIHLINSSGSADGAMVDLRGFGVTGASNTLIMIDGVKQNPNDLSAPNLGVVPLDQVERVEIVRGSGSVQYGGGTTGGVINIITRKDFAKEPVTARATATFGSYGLRQYDAAVALNNQKVGVDAYMQSLHSDGYRDNNAETREGGGGGITFRHADGSIRLYGNTTTQRLELPGPRQINPLTGLNQYQDDRRGSKNDADFIKSTSTTIGLQLEQALGVGTLYADLASRNKKLHGLTYASPSMFDSGGDTLRDQKLVENSASLRYRLPISGGHSVVFGADALESRTTVTQDAYYDPIQSRMQSRQHQYGLFAEGQIRATESTNVTMGVRRQYASDKLEILAGSGGNPSDSGHHLTAWQLGVRQDLSDGFGVYGKVGRSFRLANSDELLWVQNPLAPQTSTDKELGVTWQSERSSARLSWFRYDLTNEIQYNPLADMFGANVNLDPTRRQGIELEGHHEIVRGVTLDANVTWMEAQFRSGTYNGVDLAGKTVPMAPKWLANAGVTWRPTDAFLWNVAAQYVGKSRLDNDQANEFDKQLDAYVLFNTKVAYKFTRNIEGAVGVNNILDRKYATYGIRSGSMGETGPYNLYPAPGRNFYASLTLRY, from the coding sequence ATGAAATCCCGCTCCATCCGGCGCTACGCCGGCGCCCTGCTCTGCTCCGCCCCGGCCCTGTCGGCCGCCCAGCAAGCCGCCACCCCCGCTCCCGAACTCGACACCGTCACCGTCACCGCCCAGCGCGTGCCCAGCGACGGCCGCACCTTGCCGGTGTCGATCTCCGTCATCACCGCCGAAGACATCGCCGCCAGCAGCGCCCGCACCATGCAGGACCTGCTGTCGACGCAGGCCGGCATCCACCTGATCAACAGCTCCGGCTCGGCGGACGGCGCCATGGTCGACCTGCGCGGCTTCGGCGTGACCGGCGCCAGCAACACGCTGATCATGATCGACGGCGTCAAGCAGAACCCCAACGACCTGTCCGCCCCCAACCTGGGCGTGGTGCCGCTGGACCAGGTCGAGCGCGTCGAGATCGTGCGCGGCAGCGGTTCGGTGCAATACGGCGGCGGCACCACCGGCGGCGTGATCAACATCATCACCCGCAAGGACTTCGCCAAGGAGCCGGTCACGGCTCGCGCCACCGCCACCTTCGGCAGCTACGGCCTGCGCCAGTACGACGCCGCCGTGGCCCTGAACAACCAGAAGGTCGGCGTCGACGCCTACATGCAGTCGCTGCACAGCGATGGCTACCGCGACAACAACGCCGAAACCCGCGAGGGCGGCGGCGGCGGCATCACCTTCCGCCATGCCGACGGTTCGATCCGCCTGTACGGCAACACCACCACGCAGCGCCTGGAACTGCCCGGCCCGCGCCAGATCAATCCGCTCACCGGCCTGAACCAGTACCAGGACGACCGCCGCGGCTCCAAGAACGACGCCGACTTCATCAAGTCCACGTCCACCACCATCGGTCTGCAACTCGAACAGGCGCTGGGCGTCGGCACACTCTACGCCGACCTGGCCAGCCGCAACAAAAAGCTGCACGGCCTGACCTATGCCTCGCCGAGCATGTTCGACAGCGGCGGCGACACGCTGCGCGACCAGAAGCTGGTGGAAAACAGCGCCAGCCTGCGCTACCGCCTGCCGATCAGCGGCGGCCACAGCGTCGTCTTCGGCGCCGACGCGCTGGAGTCCCGGACCACGGTCACGCAGGACGCGTACTACGACCCGATCCAATCCAGGATGCAGTCGCGCCAGCATCAGTACGGACTGTTCGCCGAAGGCCAGATCCGCGCCACCGAGAGCACCAACGTCACCATGGGCGTGCGGCGCCAGTATGCCTCGGACAAGCTGGAAATCCTGGCCGGCTCGGGCGGCAACCCCTCGGACAGCGGCCACCACCTGACTGCCTGGCAGTTGGGCGTGCGCCAGGATCTGAGCGACGGCTTCGGCGTGTACGGCAAGGTCGGCCGCAGCTTCCGCCTGGCCAACAGCGACGAATTGCTGTGGGTGCAGAACCCGCTGGCGCCGCAGACCTCCACCGACAAGGAACTGGGCGTGACCTGGCAATCGGAGCGCAGCAGCGCCCGCCTGTCGTGGTTCCGCTATGACCTGACCAACGAAATCCAGTACAACCCGCTGGCCGACATGTTCGGCGCCAACGTCAACCTGGACCCGACCCGGCGCCAGGGCATCGAACTGGAAGGCCATCACGAAATCGTCCGCGGCGTGACGCTGGACGCCAACGTGACCTGGATGGAGGCGCAATTCCGCTCGGGCACCTACAACGGCGTCGACCTGGCCGGCAAGACCGTGCCGATGGCGCCGAAGTGGCTGGCCAATGCCGGCGTGACCTGGCGTCCCACCGATGCGTTCCTGTGGAACGTGGCCGCGCAATACGTCGGCAAGTCGCGCCTGGACAACGACCAGGCCAACGAGTTCGACAAACAGCTGGACGCCTACGTGCTGTTCAACACCAAGGTCGCGTACAAATTCACCCGCAATATCGAAGGCGCGGTGGGCGTGAACAACATCCTGGACCGCAAGTACGCCACCTACGGCATCCGCAGCGGCAGCATGGGCGAAACGGGTCCGTACAACCTGTACCCCGCGCCCGGCCGCAACTTCTACGCCTCCCTCACGCTGCGCTACTGA